The DNA window ctctctgtctcccctttcACTGAAAGATGAGTCCAGTCTAAAGATGAACAGTGTGGATCACATCCCTCAGTCTCTGGCCAGCCACAGCTACATCCCAGTGGAGGTTCAGGCCACCAACCAACATGGCGCCGACATGCTGAAACCAGACCCGCGTGACACCTTCTTCAacagtgtgtcttttttttttttttttaaatctgtccgGGCCTTTGTctcttaatttattcattttcacctgGTGCCTGTTGCCTGTTATTTACCACATGGCTTTATTGCATTTAGTGTGACTGTGGTTTATGTTAGGTAcattaaatctgttttgatCAATCTCACCATGAAACCCGCTAATCCAGTACTTCTTTCTATCTGTTGTAGTTTGTTCTGTATGTAAAGGGTCATTGTTGAGCATGTCCTGAGATTAAAAGGGTGATCTTACTTGCACTGTCATCTTTCTtgaccccccctctctctctctgtctctctctctctctctctccctctctgtctatatATCTCTTCctatctttgtctccctctctgtctctttctctacctcacTCGCTCATTGCAGCACCCATGATTGACCCTGCACGTCTGGAGAATGtgctgcctgcctgtctctaCGCCCCCACATATGTTGTGAAAGACTTCCCTATTGCCCGCTACCAAGGCCTGCAGTTTGTGAGTGACATGCAATGCTACTTGTCGGTCCTCCAGTGGGAATCACCAGTCATGGCACATTAGCTATCTATGTGTGtacataagagagagaaagagggagagagagagagagagagagagactgggtctGAATccttgtgtgtgtaatagagaaagaaacagagtggacaaagacagtgtctgtgtgacagtggtgtaCACGTATAGGTTGGAAAAGTAGCAGAGGATTTagcataaatatacatatttgcTGATGTattttggaaatgaaaatgaaatgagaatgaTACACGGAAAGCATATTAAGTGGTCATTTGCATTGATTTTTTACTTGCTTACTGTCATGTCACTCTAATAACCCAAGAATATGCCTTGGCTTTTGAGGGTTGCTGCCCTCTGTTGGTCAATGCTTGTCATTACAAGAGCAGGGGCTGCTATTATCAGAAGATTGACTGTGAACATAAGAGGATATTTTCTCTTCACTTCTCCTTTAAACAATGTAGGACTCTTCTTTTAGGTCTATCTGTCCTTTGTCTACCCGAACGACTTCACCCGCCTGACtcatatggagagagagaacaagtgttTCTACAGGGAGTCACCTATCTATCTAGAGAAGTAAGTCACTCGAGGAAACCTAAAATGATCAGGCGAAAAAAGCTCATGTTTATAATACCTTTAAACTCAGATGAAACTATACTGTGTATAACGAGAATATTTATTTCCTACAAACCCACAAACCAAAAAGACTAAAGCAAAATTATATTGCTTCTGTAAGTATgcgaaaaagaacaaaagaaagaagattgactgcatgaatgaatgaatgaataaaaagaaaagaaaagaaaagaaaagacgagagaaaggaagaatgaTTTGTAAACCCATAAGGTGTGTTGTCGCAGTCAGTTGTGGTAGTGTATTCTCAAAGACTACATGAAGGTGTGTTGACAGaagtgtgtctgggtgtctcagtactttgtgtctgtctgcctctcatAGGTTTGGCTTctacaaatacatgaaaatggATGAGGAGGATGACCAGCCCTTCTTTTTCCCCAATCCAGATGGTGTGTATTCTCCAGTATCAGCCACATCACAGGGACACCTCTGAATGAGCCAGTAGAAGATCTGTCCTAATTAGCTTTATTATTCACATTAATTCTCTCATTGGAGACACACATTAACATTCATAGGGACATTAGGACTTTGAATGAGTGCCAGGCTAAAAATGGGTAACTGGGCTTTGTTTATTCCAAAGGAAGTGGATGCCATATTGTCTGTAAAGAGGATTTGAGTGCTGTTGATGGAAAATAGGTTTTAGAATGGCGTCTCTCAGCTAGTCTGTTCAAGTACACTTTACCAGGCTGTTTAAGGCTTATGTAGTTCCCCACTGGTGTTTCTGTTGTTGCAGATTTTcttgaggaagaggaaggggtGGACCCAGAGGATGAGGTGGAAATGGTGGGTACCCAATCACCAAAGAGGGCAGTCCATCCCAGCCAGACAAGCCACACCCTCAGACCCTCCCATAGGGAAGGCCCAACAGGGGCAGAGAGGCAGGAAGAGGAACTTGACAGTCCCGTGgtcaggagagaacagaggcggTTCTTCCCCAGGGAGGAGCGGATGGACGGGGGGAGGCGCAGAGGAGTCAACAGAGAACCTCCAGAGGCCCAAGATATCGAGGCAGAACAAGAAGACTCTCGAGGCCCCAACGTGGTGCACGgtcgctctctctcctggatCCGGACGGGCCCTGAcgagctgaagaggagaggacGCTCGGATGCATCGCCCAAATTCAGCCGGTCTTCTCTGCTATTTCCCCAAAAATCTTCTCTTTCCGCCCTCACTAGCCGAGCCAAGGAGATCCTCAGCAACTCTGCCCATGCTCTGCACTCCCCAATCAACAACCACGCCAACAAGGACCGCAAGAAGGACGCCAACAAAATTTACATCACCAGACCACGGCCAGCCGCAGAGAAGAAAACCCCCGTCTCCCGCCAACCAAGGGAGGTGTTCCCAGGGGTCTTTTTGTATCAGAATGGCAAGACTACCAAGCTGGTCAACCTTAATGCCAAGCCCCAAATCAGTAAAAGAGCACTGAGTGCATCCAAACTGCTCCCCAAACCTCCTCAACGGGAGAACAGAGTGTTCCCTCTGAATGGCAACATTACCTTGCAGGATGTCGCTCACCAGTCCGCGGGCAGAGTAGCATTCCTGAGCCGTTccgaaagaaggagaggagcgTCACGGGAAGAACCAGCGACTCCTGTCAGGAGCAGTACTGCCAAACCTCCTCCTCCCACAGCCCCGTCCTTTAACTCCTCAGAGAACGCTCTCCCGACGGAGGCGCGCGTCACCTCCTACATGAGGACCTCTGAGATAACTGAGTCTCAGCAGCAGGCGGGGGCAGAGCCTGAGCAGGAGGAGGAAGGCGGCCTATCAGAATACAGCTACGAGGAAGTGGAGCCACGCCCGGGGTGGGCGGAGGAATCTATTAACTGGCAGCGGACCTTCTCTGTGAACAGCATGGACTTTGAAATGCTGCGTTCAGACTGGAATGACCTGCGATGTAATGTGTCAGGCAATCTGCAGTTGGCTGAGAGTGAAGTGGTGGACGTACTGGCTCAGTATATGGAAAAACTCAATGAGCGCAACGGAGGGtgagagatctgtgtgtgtgtgtgtgcgtgtgtgtgtgtgtgtgcgcgcctttGAAAACAGCTTGACAGTGAATATGTACCTATATATTCATAAGTCTGAAGAATTTTATGGCGTCTCTGCTGcataaaagactgaaataaaaacaactgaaacaaatcTATTGAATGTCCTtgtcctcttttcctcccttccccgcctctctctctctctctctctctctatctctctctctttctctctccaacagCATCTACACGCTGCTCCGCATCATTAACGTGGAGAAACGGAGAGACTCCGCCAGGGGAAATCGTTACCTGGTGGAGCTGGAGCTAATGGAGCGGGGTAGGAACGTGGTGCGTCTGTCTGAGTACATCTACCTGCTCCTGCACCGTGGACGGGTGGAGGACAGCCTGGAGAACATGGAAGGGGCTACTGCTTCTGCCCCCGCCCCACCCGTCTCCACCCACGCCGCCCCTTCCTCTCGCCCCCTTCCCGGCACTCGAGGTGCCCGGGCAACCACTCAGTGGGGCACAGCATCTGCCAAACCACTGCTCTGCCAGCCCGTCATGTTACAGTGGAGGCGAGATGTTATGGTACACTTTGTGGTGCCAGGTGGGTGTTTTTTTACGGCTGTCGGATCAGAGTTTTTCAGACTCGAAATTACTGTGAAGACCCATAAAATATCGCATCAGTTCATTTAAACACCAAAAGAAGTACTCCCCAAAAGCCTGGCCTTTTTCACTCGAGCTTTGTAATCTGTCAAAGAATATGCTGGCAGCTGTCAGCAGAAATTTCCTGTGATgtcacagctctctctgtcaagCTACGTCTAATGACATTATATATGAAACAACACTAAGATTGAATTTTctttcacctttctctctctctctctctctctctctctctctctctctctctctttctctctctctctctctctctcctccactcacaGTTAAGAACCAGGCTCGATGGGTACAGCAGTTTATCTCCGACATGGAGTATCTCCACCGCGAGACCAAGGACGAGAACTTCAACATCATCATCGTGGACTTCCAGAGTGAAGACATGGATGTGGAACAAGCACTGAGGGAGAGCTCAGTGCCCAGGTAAACTtactgctgcctgtctgtgatGGGAAAGGCTGGAACTGCTGGAAAACAGGGCCTTGAATCCCATGTTTCAGTCTATACTCCCTCACATAAACTTGTATGAACAATGGAAAATGACAGGCAGGCCTACCTCTGTATCAGTGGTTTTCAGCACCAGCACTGAGCTTCCATAGAACGCCTCCTTCAATTAGGAATAAATAGAGAATTACTTGATGACTTAAATTAAATGTGTAGATACTTAGCTGAAACATCAAAGTGTTATCCTCGGGGTACTCGAAACTTGCAAttgggagacacagagaagtaGAAACAATTTGGAAGTGCTGTTTCTTTCATTCCATACAAATGGAGCGTTTGTGAGCATTATCCATGTTAAACTCAGTTCAGCTGTAAACTGAAGGGGAATATTGGGATTAGATTTGACCATTTGTCACTGTCTTAAACAGGTATGAGTacctgaggagagaggggaattTTGAACGTTCAGCGGGGCTCCAGATCGGAGTGGATACTATTGAGGTAAGCAATGAAAAATGGAGATGTAGCTCAGGGCAAAATAAACACGAAGTACGAAGTTTTGTCAGTCAGACGAGCATTTGAACAGATATGAGATTGTCAGAGCATGAGGGCAGCTCATCTCTTCTGAGGAACAAATACTAAAGGTATTTTAGCTTACCCTATTACACATccttttaacctttttttttttttttttttttttttttttttacgtttttgtAGTAACACAAGGACCAGATTGACTAATTAGGTCTTATGACCTCTAAACATATCCTTAAATCGTTTTTTGTGCGTGGTTTTTGGTATTCAGGACAGTCACAGTATTGTGTTCCTATGTGACCTGCATATCCACTTCCCCCTCAACATTCTGGAGAGCATCAGGAAACACTGCGTGGAGGGTCGCCTTGCCTTCGCTCCCATCGTCATGAGGCTGGGCTGTGGAAGCTCTCCTAAAGAACCTGACGGTAAcatcaacacacaaatacacacacgcacgcacacacacacacacaggcatatacacacgcacacacgcgcacacacacacacacacacacactcacacattcacacttacagaaacacgctcacacaagtACTGTagcagacacaaaaaaatgcacttGTGGTCTAGAATTAGAGTAAGAAACAACACTACCAAACAAATGCTGTGGCAGTTATGCAGATGGGGAGGGGAGAAAGGCCACATCACGCTTGCATAAACAacagcagtcagtcagtcggcTCCAGTCCCTGACTCTAAATCAACCCCAGAGACTTCATTATCTTCATTTAGAAGCCGCTCTCGCACACCTCAGTGCCCCTGAGCCTCTTGTCCTTAGACGTGACAGACAGCTGACGGCTCAGATGCCGCGTTCTTTAGTGGCAGTATTATCAGAGCCAAAGAGAAATTAATTGCTtgtgtttgcccccccccccccccccccccccccttcccttacCCCCCATCTCTTCCCTCTGCCTTGCCCCTCCTCTAGGGTATTGGGAGGTAAATGGGTTTGGCCTCTTTGGGATTTATAAGTCGGACTTTGACAAGATTGGCGGGATGAACACTGAGGAGTTTAAAGATCGCTGGGGAGGTGAGGACTGGGAGCTGCTGGACAGGTAATCTGGAAAGGACACTTCTCTAGGGAACAGTGTTTTGCATTCGTTGTAGATAATGAGCTGAAAAGTACGATTATTTTCAGTTCCATTGTGAATTGTTTAGTTCTTttgcctcactctctcaccttaCCTTGATAATGAAAAATCAACATCTTTCACCCCTTAacgctgtgacacacacactctctctctctctctctctctctctctctctctcacactctctctctgtctgtctctctctctctctctttctctctctctctcgtttgtcCTTTCTCAGAGTGCTACAGAACGGTTTGGAGGTAGAGCGACTGAGACTGCGAAATTTTTTCCACTACTACCACTCCAAGAGAGGCATGTGGAActcacagacaaagaaaaacccCAAGGGATAACCCCAAGCGTCCACAAAGTCTGTAATGATGTGACAAAAGTCCAGCTGCCTGAGATGGGCACCTTTCAAAGGGCTGTCCCTGTGCCTCTGCAGACAGCTAGTCCAGTGTTTTACCCCATTCACAGGAAACCCAGAAAACGTTTGGCTTTTTTCGCTGGAGTGTCCGCTTAGCTCCCGTCTGGACggacgacgacaacaacaacaacaacaacaacaacaacaacaacgctCATCTTTAACGTGACATTTCTCCAATATCTGTACTTTGaatctttgtatgtgtgtgtgtgtgtgtgtgtgtgtgtgtgtgtgtgtgtgtgtgtgtgtgtgtgtgtgtgtgtgcgcttttgGAGGGGAAAACgtatttttcctttcataatTGAAGTCTcagatttgttaaaaaaaaaatatatatatatatatatatccttaGAGGATAAAAACGGTGAAGAAATGTGTGATATCAGTTAGAATTTGCTCCCCGTGCCACTCGTTGATTAGAGGACCCAGCAGAGATGTAAAAGTTtgaagtgttgtgtgtttagagaGCAGTCTCGGTCGCTGTGCTTTAGGAAGGCATACAACACTGAGGTGTCTGTGTAGAGATATTGATATATTGATGTTTGGGTTTGTCAGTATGTTCGTATTTCACTTTGTGTCTCACTGTAAGACTGGAAAATGGGTACATGATGCTCTTTATTTAGACTTTGAATCCTGTGAAAAGTGGAGTCTGAGCAGTCCTGCTTTAACACCTTCACGTACGGGACCCTGCCTCTGCCATCCCCTAGTGGATGTAAAGTTAGAGAAGGTTATTCAAGTGCACTATTGTCATGGTGAGTCATCTCACCTCTTCCTCTCATAGACACTGAACAGTCCCATGGCTTTTCTCTAGAGATCCTGCTGATAATGATGTTTGTGATGATGgtgatattaataataataataataataataataatgataatcataataGTAATATTTAACCCGGTCCTCCCGGACAGAACCGGACCCGCGAACTGGTTAGCGAGTTACTGACGTTAACCGCTAATGAACAGATGGGggtttcctgtttttccatgaacatttccgtgtgtgtgtttgctttttttttttttttttctttttttttgtacaaactGATTTTTGACTAGAGATTCTCATCCTTCCATACTGATGTACAGATGCTAACAGAATTTTGAAGGATTAAGCTGCTGCAGCCCCTCCCGCACAGTTTATCAGGGAGATGTGGCCATTTGCCAAGTGTGtgccttttttggttttttaccGGAACTTTCCACGTGGAGTAAGACAACAGAGCCCAGAGAACTGGTTACTGGGAGTAAGCTGATGTACTGGCTCACTCCATCATTCAAAAGACACAGAGGGCCAGATGCCGTCAAAGGGTACAGGGGTCAAAGGAAATATGAGATTTTGTCAAAACTTTAGGGTTATATTTGGTTTTATTGACAAttatatttcaaatgtaaactGATATAGTTCTAGTACTGGCATTAATTTCTGTGATTTGATTAGATTTCCcaatttcaatttcttttcttcatttgcaACAGAAACTGGTTCAGCAAACCTGAAGACACTAGAATCTTCTTCTAAACTGAAATTGTTCAGGCCCCTTTATTACCCCAAGGCCCCAGAAATCATTTATCATAGTTTTAAACTCAGCCTACTTCAGtcatatacaaaacaaataaatgaattttaaaaacaaaaaaacaaaacaaaacaaaacagggatcTACATTACAAGGTAATTTCTGTGAAATTGTTGTGTAGAGTTTAagaatgtattgtattttttttttttatttccatctttttgggttatattttgaaaaataaagttTTATGCAAATATATCACCTTGTTGTGGGTGTTTAACATAACATGTGCGTCCACTCAGAGGAGCATTGAGGGGCCAGTTTGTATAGGTGCTTCATAAAACTCAGAGGACCGACTGCCATACCCGAAGACAAGCTACAACAGATTGCATTTTCTGCTATGCCTCTTTGCCTCCAACAATGTTCTCAGCTGTTTCCCGACAAACAGTAGTTACACAAGTTATATCAACCCTCACTGGCCTCCATCCATCAGTGAGCCGTGCCCATTCATGGGTCCTTGATTGGGGAGATGCTCTGTAGCTATTAGATCATTCTTGGTACATCCCTAACACAGTAATGTGTTAACACCCTAGCATGGCTGCTTTTTCTGATGTACTCTTTACTGTTGCATTAGTCAGCAACCTGTTCAGTTTCACTTCaatctttgtctttcattctcgATATGAATTGCGCACACAGAGTCCTTGGGTGCCGGTATACCTCCTTTAAATAGCATAGTCTGGACACATGATGTGTCTCTGAATGACTAATCTATTTGAAAGAGAGTGGAGATAACCACTTGgagtttcatttgaaataaagcAGCTGTTTAAAGGCCTATAACCACAAGAGGGCGCTCAATGCTGTAGTTGCCCTTTCAGGGCTGCGTTCCTTGAGTTCCATGGAAATGGGAAGGAAGATCTTTCACAACCAGCCTAGTATTTTGATTTCAAAACAACTTCAACATGCTTGAGGATGATAAACACTGAGTTTTGAATAAACTTAAATCAGTTATTAGGGAGGACAGATCTTTGTAATTGGATGCATTCCATAATTATCAGTTACAGTACAAATTTTACACAACACTCAATGAGTTTTTGCAAGACTAAACATGGTTTAATCAGACCAATTAATCTCCGTGGTTCCTCTAGACCTCTGAAGAAATCTTTAAAGAATAAGCAGTTTAAAAATCATTGTaaatttctttaaatgaaaGTATCTCTTCCTTGTAATCTACCTCATCTCAgtgtttcaacatttttttttcccacaaggAGTTTCTAGTGATGAATCCAACTGTTTAAACATTAATACAAGTTTTAAATTCAccttaaaatgaacaaagttGCTAGTGTTAAACATACGCATGTAACAAAGCCAACTGCTCAACTGCTCAGATTTCTTAATCTCCTATCAAGCTTGCCTCCCAGTTACGAGCAAATCCATTAAACTCAGATTGTCAGTCCAAATCTTTAGTATGAGGCAAGTGTGAACTGTTTGTGATGTCATGGTCTTTAGGTTTGGTTAACCTCTGTAGCGGGAGACACGTTGACCGCGCTCGCTCATTCCCACTGCTAGTGTGTAATGTTGTTCTCAAAAGCGCATTATGTAATTATTTGGCTCATGTACTTTACTCCACCCTTGCTCTGTCTGAGAAGTACAGGGGAATAGGATTCAAGCCAGAACATGTCTCTTCAACTGTCATTTTCTTAGCTATCTCTGATTTGTTCAACTAAATTGTGACAAATTGAGACAATTTCAGTGAATTCACACAATATCCACTTTCACAGATTAATGGTAGCAAATCTGTTAATGGCGTTTGTGTTGTCCATAGTATATGATGCACTTAATATCACCAAAAACAGTACAAATTTGTTCGCTGTGTCATGTCTCTGCCCATGAGTGCGACAATGGGCAGGTTTAAACGCACttcaaaaaaatgacattatgtGCACATCCTCAACTAC is part of the Chanos chanos chromosome 13, fChaCha1.1, whole genome shotgun sequence genome and encodes:
- the b4galnt4a gene encoding N-acetyl-beta-glucosaminyl-glycoprotein 4-beta-N-acetylgalactosaminyltransferase 1, which produces MLRFPVKKIRKQFKLLLLLVLLTFAIWFTYLHINQGKSIKLHFNYGKDGERQTEGTDANRKRDSRLSDSRRKNDDASDSREDEAADDEPNAGGVDSRDQAEIRKFLAQKQKSLPWKPEYKGQANLHVFEDWCGSSVAQLRKNLHFPLYPHTRTTVKKLAVAPKWKNYGLRIFGYIHPYKDGDFQFAVASDDNSEFWLSTDESPVNARLLVYVGRLGSEWTAPGEFSKFRSQSSKSVHLISSRRYYFEILHKQDDKGSDHVEVGWRPFLPGLKYEVIDSTYISLYADESSLKMNSVDHIPQSLASHSYIPVEVQATNQHGADMLKPDPRDTFFNTPMIDPARLENVLPACLYAPTYVVKDFPIARYQGLQFVYLSFVYPNDFTRLTHMERENKCFYRESPIYLEKFGFYKYMKMDEEDDQPFFFPNPDDFLEEEEGVDPEDEVEMVGTQSPKRAVHPSQTSHTLRPSHREGPTGAERQEEELDSPVVRREQRRFFPREERMDGGRRRGVNREPPEAQDIEAEQEDSRGPNVVHGRSLSWIRTGPDELKRRGRSDASPKFSRSSLLFPQKSSLSALTSRAKEILSNSAHALHSPINNHANKDRKKDANKIYITRPRPAAEKKTPVSRQPREVFPGVFLYQNGKTTKLVNLNAKPQISKRALSASKLLPKPPQRENRVFPLNGNITLQDVAHQSAGRVAFLSRSERRRGASREEPATPVRSSTAKPPPPTAPSFNSSENALPTEARVTSYMRTSEITESQQQAGAEPEQEEEGGLSEYSYEEVEPRPGWAEESINWQRTFSVNSMDFEMLRSDWNDLRCNVSGNLQLAESEVVDVLAQYMEKLNERNGGIYTLLRIINVEKRRDSARGNRYLVELELMERGRNVVRLSEYIYLLLHRGRVEDSLENMEGATASAPAPPVSTHAAPSSRPLPGTRGARATTQWGTASAKPLLCQPVMLQWRRDVMVHFVVPVKNQARWVQQFISDMEYLHRETKDENFNIIIVDFQSEDMDVEQALRESSVPRYEYLRREGNFERSAGLQIGVDTIEDSHSIVFLCDLHIHFPLNILESIRKHCVEGRLAFAPIVMRLGCGSSPKEPDGYWEVNGFGLFGIYKSDFDKIGGMNTEEFKDRWGGEDWELLDRVLQNGLEVERLRLRNFFHYYHSKRGMWNSQTKKNPKG